Proteins from a genomic interval of Enterococcus faecium:
- a CDS encoding RodZ domain-containing protein: protein MLRRIKQTGEDERVAFETIGEKLRQARLNKKISLDELQQITKIQKRYLEAIDNDDFDQLPGKFYVRAFIRQYAEAVGEDGDHLVDVFDGKSKLTGSVPERPQPETVSTSRKAMHQEESHPSRFWTSLPVILLGLVALAIVVVVGYMTWQDRQADPIIGDTASSLKVEGSVEESSSSEQSTQTKESSTVESTTKSSEEKKMAIATGEDSGSAIAVNITDATKPVTLEFTAVNRVWLGVLVDNAYVYQGTLAANETQSTVLPETATNATITIGAASNATIKANGESVPVNPGENNQSPKNVNLTLQYAE, encoded by the coding sequence ATGCTTCGGAGAATCAAACAGACTGGAGAAGATGAACGAGTGGCTTTTGAAACCATCGGAGAAAAATTACGGCAAGCACGCCTGAATAAAAAAATATCTTTAGATGAATTACAGCAGATTACAAAAATTCAAAAACGTTATTTGGAAGCAATCGACAATGATGATTTTGACCAATTGCCTGGTAAATTTTACGTGCGGGCATTTATTCGGCAATACGCTGAAGCTGTAGGAGAAGATGGAGACCATTTAGTCGATGTTTTTGATGGGAAAAGCAAATTGACAGGATCGGTCCCTGAACGTCCGCAGCCTGAAACAGTAAGTACTTCTAGAAAAGCAATGCATCAGGAAGAATCGCATCCAAGTCGCTTTTGGACAAGTCTTCCTGTCATTTTATTAGGATTGGTTGCTTTGGCGATTGTCGTTGTCGTGGGCTATATGACTTGGCAAGATCGTCAAGCTGATCCAATAATCGGAGACACAGCTTCTTCGCTTAAAGTAGAAGGATCAGTCGAGGAGTCCTCTTCCTCAGAGCAAAGCACGCAGACCAAAGAGTCTTCTACAGTAGAATCAACAACAAAATCAAGTGAAGAAAAGAAAATGGCAATAGCTACAGGAGAAGATTCTGGCAGTGCCATCGCAGTAAATATCACAGACGCTACCAAGCCTGTAACCCTTGAATTTACTGCTGTCAATCGTGTATGGTTAGGTGTGCTAGTAGACAATGCCTATGTTTATCAAGGGACACTGGCAGCAAATGAAACACAGAGTACCGTGTTACCGGAAACAGCAACAAATGCGACCATCACGATTGGTGCAGCAAGCAATGCAACGATCAAAGCGAATGGAGAATCCGTACCAGTTAATCCAGGGGAAAACAATCAGAGTCCAAAAAATGTGAACCTTACTCTTCAATACGCAGAATGA
- the yfmH gene encoding EF-P 5-aminopentanol modification-associated protein YfmH → MNKTEYEQINETLYHEVLPNGLTVYLLPKNDYHKTYGLFSTNYGSIDNEFIPYGEKEKVKVPDGIAHFLEHKLFEKEDGDVFQLFGKQGASANAFTSFTKTSYLFSTTDQVEKNLTTLIDFVQAPYFTEETVNKEKGIIGQEIQMYEDDPNWRMFFGILNNLYPTHPLHIDIAGTVESIDKITAQDLYTCYRTFYQPSNMVLFVVGKMEPEKLMKLIRENQEAKNFPPKQEIVRYFPENTKEIIKQSALEAAITRDKFVLGIKGLDTLPQEGTELLRYKTAINLLFQMILGNTSRNYLAMYNQGIIDDSFGFEFSLDREFHFADFSGDTDEPEKAAEKVKEIILGFADDPEVSETNLDLLKKKMLGQYFQSLNSIEYIANQFTQSLFGDRTLFDLPEIIDSIQMKDVLAAGEAFISEEAFSEFYMRPK, encoded by the coding sequence ATGAATAAAACAGAATATGAGCAAATCAATGAAACACTTTATCATGAAGTACTGCCAAACGGTTTGACCGTGTATTTGTTGCCTAAAAATGACTATCACAAGACATATGGTTTGTTCAGTACGAATTATGGTTCGATCGATAACGAATTTATTCCCTATGGTGAAAAAGAAAAGGTGAAAGTTCCAGATGGAATTGCCCATTTTTTAGAACATAAGTTGTTTGAAAAAGAAGATGGTGATGTCTTTCAATTATTTGGGAAACAAGGAGCTTCCGCCAATGCTTTCACAAGTTTTACGAAAACCAGCTATCTGTTTTCTACGACGGATCAGGTAGAAAAGAATCTGACGACTCTGATCGATTTTGTACAAGCACCTTACTTCACAGAAGAAACTGTAAACAAGGAAAAAGGAATCATCGGTCAGGAAATCCAAATGTATGAAGACGACCCTAACTGGCGGATGTTTTTTGGCATACTAAATAACTTGTATCCTACACACCCATTGCATATCGATATTGCGGGCACGGTTGAAAGTATCGACAAAATCACAGCTCAAGACTTGTATACGTGCTATCGGACGTTTTATCAGCCAAGCAATATGGTTTTATTTGTAGTTGGTAAGATGGAGCCTGAGAAATTGATGAAACTTATTCGGGAAAACCAAGAAGCAAAAAATTTCCCTCCAAAGCAAGAAATTGTACGTTATTTCCCTGAAAACACAAAAGAAATCATCAAACAAAGTGCATTGGAAGCAGCCATTACACGAGATAAATTTGTACTTGGTATTAAAGGATTAGACACATTGCCGCAAGAAGGAACAGAACTGTTACGCTATAAAACAGCAATCAATCTGTTGTTCCAAATGATTTTAGGCAATACTTCTCGAAACTATCTAGCGATGTACAATCAAGGAATTATCGATGACAGCTTTGGTTTTGAATTCAGCTTGGATCGTGAATTTCACTTTGCGGACTTCAGCGGAGATACGGACGAACCAGAGAAAGCAGCAGAAAAAGTCAAAGAAATCATTCTTGGATTCGCTGATGATCCGGAAGTGTCAGAAACAAATCTCGATTTGCTGAAGAAGAAAATGCTTGGACAATATTTCCAATCATTAAATTCGATCGAATATATTGCCAATCAATTTACGCAAAGTTTATTTGGCGATCGAACTTTATTTGATCTTCCTGAAATCATCGATTCGATCCAAATGAAAGACGTACTGGCAGCTGGGGAAGCATTTATAAGTGAAGAGGCCTTCAGCGAGTTTTACATGAGACCAAAATAA
- the yfmF gene encoding EF-P 5-aminopentanol modification-associated protein YfmF, with protein MVYQLAEGVNLHVLPTKQYKTIRIFIRFTARLQQEVITKRSLLSSMLETNSLNYPDQTKLSAQLAELYGASFGLSVRKKGNLHWLNAGISFVNGEYVNDPNLFSQAVDFLKEVLFYPNIKNHQFDQLTFDLEKNNLRLYLESLKEDKQTFASYALQELYFENSPEQKIPGLGVVEDLDKITASSLASYYQEMMANDQIDIFVVGDVDPDKAAEAVGQLPFESRETVYPDLFYTQPQVNIVKERQVREPIVQAKLNLAYQTNVYYDEPERFALMVFNGLFGGFPHSKLFMNVREKESLAYYASSSVDTFRGFMSVQTGIDEKNRNQVLHLIHEQLESLRNGEITELELSQTKAMLRNQYLLSLDSPQAAIEASFLDSWLPETKLSDEEWLKRMESVTIKEIQQVAEQIELQAIFFLAGGNANE; from the coding sequence ATGGTGTATCAATTGGCAGAAGGCGTGAATCTTCATGTCTTACCAACAAAACAATACAAAACGATCCGGATTTTTATCCGTTTTACTGCGCGTCTGCAACAAGAAGTCATCACGAAACGTTCACTTCTCAGCAGCATGTTGGAAACAAATAGTTTGAATTATCCGGATCAGACAAAGTTAAGTGCGCAACTTGCAGAGCTTTATGGCGCAAGCTTTGGATTATCAGTTAGAAAAAAAGGAAATTTACATTGGCTAAACGCAGGGATCAGTTTTGTGAATGGTGAATATGTCAATGATCCAAACCTTTTTTCTCAAGCGGTAGATTTTTTAAAAGAGGTTTTATTTTATCCAAATATTAAAAATCATCAGTTTGATCAGTTGACGTTTGACTTGGAAAAGAACAATCTGCGTCTATATTTGGAAAGTTTGAAGGAAGATAAACAAACTTTTGCTTCCTATGCCTTGCAAGAACTTTATTTTGAAAACAGCCCGGAACAAAAGATCCCAGGGTTGGGCGTAGTCGAAGATTTGGACAAGATCACTGCTAGTTCGCTAGCGTCCTACTATCAAGAAATGATGGCAAATGATCAAATCGACATTTTTGTTGTCGGCGATGTTGATCCGGACAAAGCAGCTGAAGCAGTTGGGCAATTACCATTTGAGTCGCGGGAAACAGTTTATCCAGATCTGTTTTATACCCAACCTCAAGTGAATATCGTGAAGGAACGACAAGTACGTGAGCCAATCGTTCAAGCAAAGCTGAACCTAGCTTATCAGACAAATGTGTATTACGATGAACCAGAACGTTTTGCGCTAATGGTCTTTAACGGTTTATTTGGCGGTTTTCCTCACTCTAAACTTTTCATGAATGTCAGAGAGAAAGAAAGTCTAGCTTATTATGCCTCTAGTAGCGTGGATACGTTCCGAGGATTCATGAGTGTCCAAACCGGTATCGATGAAAAGAACCGAAATCAAGTACTTCATCTGATTCACGAGCAATTAGAAAGTTTGCGAAATGGTGAAATAACAGAGTTGGAACTGTCTCAGACAAAAGCAATGCTGAGAAACCAATATCTGCTTTCTCTAGACTCTCCGCAAGCGGCAATCGAAGCTTCTTTTTTGGACAGCTGGCTGCCGGAAACAAAATTATCTGATGAAGAATGGTTGAAACGTATGGAGAGCGTAACGATCAAAGAGATACAACAAGTAGCTGAGCAAATCGAATTGCAGGCAATCTTCTTTTTAGCAGGAGGAAATGCAAATGAATAA
- the mscL gene encoding large conductance mechanosensitive channel protein MscL, translating into MIKEFKEFIMRGDVLDLAVGVVIGSAFTSIVNQVVQGLITPLIGWFVAMITGTSDLEGALSILDWSPTKGVTFAFGNVISAIITFLITGFVLFLVVKAANRAKNLRSKEEQVEVEETPTAEDYLSDIRDLLAKQVAEDNTHPVEQTNLSDTSK; encoded by the coding sequence ATGATCAAAGAATTCAAAGAGTTCATCATGCGTGGAGATGTCTTGGATCTTGCTGTCGGCGTTGTTATTGGTAGTGCGTTTACAAGCATCGTAAACCAAGTGGTGCAAGGCTTGATCACACCACTAATAGGTTGGTTTGTCGCAATGATCACAGGTACTTCTGATTTAGAAGGAGCACTTTCAATTCTTGACTGGTCGCCGACAAAAGGCGTCACATTTGCGTTTGGTAACGTTATTAGTGCTATCATTACATTTCTGATCACTGGTTTTGTCTTATTCTTAGTTGTCAAAGCGGCAAACCGTGCGAAGAATTTACGCTCCAAAGAAGAGCAAGTGGAAGTGGAAGAAACTCCTACTGCAGAAGATTATCTTAGTGACATACGCGATCTTCTTGCCAAACAAGTGGCAGAAGACAATACACATCCAGTAGAGCAAACAAATCTTTCCGATACTTCTAAATAA
- a CDS encoding GNAT family N-acetyltransferase has translation MEYQVKKFEELSTAEFYAIVKERIAVFVVEQQCPYQEVDDIDGQAWHTFFQDTDGKILAYTRVYEEAESIHFGRVLVHQDNRKDDLGRKIVQETINMIQKNFPEKPIVIGAQEYLQAFYESFGFKAISDVYLEDDIPHIDMKKEQVAS, from the coding sequence GTGGAATATCAGGTAAAGAAATTTGAAGAATTGTCAACAGCAGAGTTTTACGCGATCGTCAAAGAACGAATCGCAGTTTTTGTTGTGGAACAACAGTGTCCTTATCAAGAAGTTGATGACATTGATGGACAAGCTTGGCATACGTTTTTTCAAGATACTGATGGGAAGATCCTTGCCTACACGCGAGTATATGAAGAAGCGGAGAGTATCCATTTTGGACGTGTCCTTGTTCATCAGGACAACCGTAAAGATGATTTAGGAAGAAAGATTGTTCAAGAAACGATTAACATGATCCAGAAAAATTTTCCAGAAAAACCAATCGTGATCGGCGCACAAGAATACCTACAAGCTTTTTATGAGTCGTTTGGATTCAAGGCAATCTCAGATGTGTATTTGGAAGATGATATTCCACATATCGACATGAAAAAGGAACAAGTAGCAAGTTAA
- a CDS encoding sigma-70 family RNA polymerase sigma factor gives MSEELLRAARNGDEEAFAALYQKYFPLLLRLKNTYYLRNYVSEDWEQEARIALYQALRTYEKSKGVSFGSYYKSIISNQIYSLLRKQNALKRRDQKDEVSIDQKIETEGPDFLAEITLQEPLAIQHLLLKEAIENCEIQFSKIEAKIFHYYMQGVDFVDMAECLAMDHKQVMSAYGRVKLKIKKHLKFYNEE, from the coding sequence ATGTCTGAGGAGTTATTGCGCGCTGCACGTAATGGTGACGAAGAAGCATTTGCTGCCCTGTATCAAAAATATTTTCCACTTTTACTACGTTTGAAAAACACCTATTATTTAAGAAATTATGTTTCTGAGGATTGGGAACAAGAAGCAAGGATCGCTTTATATCAGGCATTGAGAACTTACGAAAAAAGCAAAGGTGTTAGCTTTGGAAGTTATTATAAAAGCATTATAAGCAATCAAATCTATTCTCTGTTGAGGAAGCAGAACGCGCTGAAGCGTCGTGATCAAAAAGATGAAGTCTCAATCGACCAAAAAATAGAGACAGAAGGACCAGACTTTTTAGCAGAGATCACATTGCAAGAACCTTTAGCGATTCAGCATCTTTTATTAAAAGAAGCAATCGAAAATTGCGAAATCCAGTTTTCAAAAATAGAAGCTAAAATTTTTCATTATTATATGCAAGGCGTTGATTTTGTAGACATGGCTGAATGTTTAGCAATGGATCACAAGCAAGTAATGAGCGCTTACGGGAGAGTAAAACTCAAAATAAAAAAACACTTGAAATTTTATAATGAGGAATAA
- a CDS encoding NYN domain-containing protein: MKKQLLIVDGYNMIGSWPELVQLKKQDKMADAREALLHRLSNYAKYEGMEVIVVFDAQLVPGIQQNYKKYQLDVVFTKEDETADSYIERIAGQLNDRLTQVTVATSDLAEQWMIFSQGALRTSAYELYKTIKKTEKTIAQENKDMHFIDFRRNSPWNEEQLKKLSQKLDDLMRKNK, from the coding sequence ATGAAAAAACAGCTGTTGATTGTAGACGGCTACAACATGATTGGTTCGTGGCCGGAACTTGTCCAGCTTAAAAAGCAGGACAAAATGGCGGATGCAAGAGAAGCTCTTTTACATCGTTTATCAAATTATGCGAAATATGAAGGAATGGAAGTCATCGTTGTCTTCGATGCCCAACTAGTTCCGGGCATCCAACAAAATTATAAGAAATACCAGTTGGATGTTGTTTTTACGAAAGAAGACGAAACGGCTGACAGTTATATCGAGAGAATCGCTGGTCAGCTGAATGACCGTTTGACACAAGTGACAGTGGCGACAAGCGATTTAGCAGAACAGTGGATGATCTTTTCCCAAGGAGCATTACGAACTTCTGCTTATGAATTATATAAGACGATAAAAAAAACGGAAAAAACAATAGCCCAAGAAAATAAAGATATGCATTTTATTGATTTCCGACGTAATTCTCCATGGAATGAAGAGCAGTTAAAAAAATTGTCCCAAAAATTGGACGATTTAATGAGAAAAAATAAATAA
- the rlmB gene encoding 23S rRNA (guanosine(2251)-2'-O)-methyltransferase RlmB, which yields MGKERTNKHQSKRGFEDKKQNRYSNKKQTGRNQSVSDQNEEALEDNFVFGHHAAVEALQQGRGNKLFLQEDSRGEKVEELKEIAREQAVPVKWVPKQKLETLSDHGVHQGVVLAITPYEYLSLDQLIERTKEKKEDPFFLILDSIEDPHNFGSILRTADASGVDGVIIPKHRAVGITPIVTKTSTGAVEHVPVARVTNLVQAVQQLKETGFWVFGTDMTGTNFQKWNAKGSIALVIGNEGKGMSPGLKKEMDELLTIPMTGHVQSLNASVAAGLLMYQAFSQRQGE from the coding sequence ATGGGTAAAGAAAGAACAAACAAACATCAATCGAAACGTGGATTTGAAGACAAAAAACAAAATAGATATTCAAATAAAAAGCAAACTGGACGAAATCAGTCAGTTTCTGATCAAAATGAAGAAGCATTAGAAGATAATTTCGTCTTTGGGCACCATGCCGCAGTAGAAGCGCTACAACAAGGGCGAGGGAATAAACTCTTTCTTCAAGAAGATTCACGAGGAGAAAAAGTAGAAGAACTGAAAGAAATCGCACGTGAACAAGCTGTGCCAGTCAAATGGGTTCCTAAACAAAAATTAGAAACTTTGAGCGATCACGGCGTGCATCAAGGAGTCGTTCTTGCGATTACACCTTATGAATATTTATCCCTTGACCAACTGATTGAACGAACAAAAGAGAAAAAAGAAGACCCCTTCTTTTTGATTTTGGATAGCATCGAAGATCCACACAATTTTGGGTCGATTTTACGGACAGCAGACGCAAGTGGCGTCGATGGTGTGATCATACCAAAACACCGAGCAGTTGGAATCACACCTATCGTAACAAAGACTTCCACTGGGGCAGTCGAACATGTCCCTGTTGCACGCGTGACGAATTTGGTACAAGCTGTGCAACAGCTCAAAGAAACAGGATTTTGGGTATTTGGCACAGATATGACCGGCACAAACTTCCAAAAATGGAATGCCAAAGGATCAATTGCTTTAGTCATTGGTAATGAAGGCAAAGGAATGAGTCCAGGATTGAAAAAAGAAATGGATGAATTGCTGACGATCCCGATGACCGGGCACGTCCAGAGCTTAAATGCCAGTGTTGCTGCTGGTTTGCTTATGTATCAGGCTTTTTCCCAACGTCAGGGGGAGTAG
- a CDS encoding Mini-ribonuclease 3 translates to MRDYTQLNGLALAYVGDAIYEIYVRDHLIDQGETKPNKLHRAATNYVSANAQAFLIQQMLEEHLLTEEEELYYRRGRNAKSHTSAKNADVTTYRVATGFEALMGYLHLTKQTERMEELIRWCIQKVGEKNG, encoded by the coding sequence ATGAGAGATTACACACAATTGAACGGTTTAGCCTTGGCTTATGTTGGAGATGCGATTTACGAAATCTATGTTCGTGACCACCTGATTGATCAAGGAGAAACAAAACCCAATAAGCTGCATCGTGCGGCAACGAATTATGTTTCTGCGAATGCACAAGCCTTTTTGATTCAGCAAATGCTGGAAGAACATCTTTTGACAGAAGAAGAAGAACTTTATTATCGCAGAGGAAGAAATGCTAAAAGCCATACGAGCGCAAAAAATGCTGATGTTACGACGTATCGGGTCGCAACAGGGTTCGAAGCGCTCATGGGCTATCTGCATTTGACAAAACAAACCGAGCGGATGGAAGAATTGATCCGCTGGTGTATTCAGAAAGTTGGTGAAAAAAATGGGTAA
- the cysS gene encoding cysteine--tRNA ligase, giving the protein MIKIYNTLTRKKEEFIPIQKGHVGMYVCGPTVYNYIHIGNARSTIAFDTIRRYFEYRGYKVDFVSNFTDVDDKIIRTANELGITAPEVADRFIRAFEEDTKALNVEPATLHPRVMDHMPDILAFIQVLVEKGYAYESSGDVYYRTRKFENYGKLSDQSIDELEVGASQRTGEEQQQKEDPLDFALWKQAKPGEISWDSPWGKGRPGWHIECSVMATKHLGETIDIHGGGQDLEFPHHENEIAQSEAKTGKKFANYWMHNGYVTIGEDDEKMSKSLGNFITVHEMIKNVDPQVLRFFMATTQYRRPIRYSETTMKEAATNLQRLKNTFDNLKFRQETASENLADDADKIALLENLEQRFIEEMDDDFNAANGITVVYELAKWLNTYLDQPKVSAAVLAQGEALFSQWLSIFGILFTAEELLDEEIEQLIEERNQARSNRDFVRSDEIRDLLKEKGILLEDTPQGTRWRREA; this is encoded by the coding sequence ATGATAAAAATCTACAATACATTGACCAGAAAAAAAGAAGAATTCATCCCTATACAAAAGGGACATGTCGGTATGTATGTCTGCGGACCGACTGTGTATAATTATATCCATATCGGAAATGCTCGTAGCACCATTGCTTTCGATACAATTCGACGCTATTTTGAATATCGAGGCTATAAAGTCGATTTCGTATCGAATTTCACGGATGTAGACGATAAAATCATCCGTACAGCAAACGAATTAGGTATTACAGCACCAGAAGTTGCTGATCGTTTCATCCGAGCATTTGAAGAAGATACGAAAGCGTTGAATGTCGAGCCTGCTACACTGCATCCAAGAGTCATGGATCATATGCCAGATATTTTAGCATTTATTCAAGTGTTGGTTGAAAAAGGCTATGCTTATGAATCTTCAGGTGATGTGTATTACCGTACCCGTAAATTTGAAAATTATGGGAAATTAAGTGACCAATCCATCGATGAACTGGAAGTCGGAGCAAGTCAGCGTACAGGGGAAGAACAGCAGCAAAAAGAAGACCCATTAGATTTCGCTTTATGGAAACAAGCAAAACCTGGCGAGATTTCTTGGGATTCACCATGGGGCAAAGGACGTCCCGGTTGGCATATTGAATGTTCCGTTATGGCAACAAAACATTTAGGAGAAACGATCGATATCCATGGTGGCGGGCAAGATTTAGAATTTCCTCATCATGAAAATGAAATCGCACAAAGTGAAGCGAAAACAGGGAAAAAATTCGCTAATTACTGGATGCACAATGGCTATGTAACGATTGGCGAAGACGATGAAAAAATGAGTAAATCTCTAGGGAATTTCATCACTGTACATGAAATGATCAAAAACGTTGATCCACAAGTCTTGCGTTTCTTCATGGCGACCACACAATACCGTCGTCCGATCCGCTACAGTGAAACGACGATGAAAGAAGCAGCCACCAATTTACAACGATTGAAGAATACGTTTGACAATTTGAAATTCCGCCAAGAAACTGCCTCAGAGAATTTGGCAGATGATGCGGATAAAATCGCTTTGTTAGAAAATTTAGAACAGCGATTCATCGAAGAAATGGACGATGATTTTAATGCAGCAAATGGGATCACAGTGGTCTATGAGCTTGCTAAGTGGCTGAACACTTATCTAGACCAGCCGAAAGTTTCTGCCGCTGTCTTGGCACAAGGAGAAGCTTTATTCTCGCAATGGCTTTCGATCTTCGGTATTTTATTTACAGCAGAAGAGTTATTAGATGAAGAGATTGAACAATTGATCGAAGAACGAAATCAAGCAAGAAGCAATCGTGATTTTGTCCGAAGCGACGAAATTCGTGATTTGTTGAAAGAAAAAGGGATCTTATTAGAAGATACACCGCAAGGAACCCGATGGAGAAGAGAAGCATGA
- the epsC gene encoding serine O-acetyltransferase EpsC: MSWFTRAIDAAKRNDPAARSTAEIVLTYPGFHALFWHRFSHFLYQHRLFLLAKINAQFWRFLTGVEIHPGATIGTGVFIDHGMGIVIGETAEIEDDVILFHGVTLGGTGKETGKRHPTVKQGAMLSANAQILGPVTIGKNAKIGAGAVVLKDVPDDATAVGVPAKVVRIKGEKVRRSE, translated from the coding sequence ATGAGTTGGTTTACCCGAGCGATTGATGCAGCAAAGAGAAACGATCCGGCTGCACGTTCGACAGCTGAGATCGTTTTGACATACCCTGGTTTTCATGCCTTGTTTTGGCATCGTTTCTCTCATTTTTTATATCAGCACCGGCTCTTTTTATTGGCGAAGATCAATGCTCAATTCTGGCGTTTCCTAACTGGTGTTGAGATCCATCCAGGAGCAACGATTGGAACTGGCGTGTTCATCGACCATGGAATGGGAATCGTCATTGGCGAAACCGCAGAAATCGAGGACGATGTGATTTTATTCCATGGCGTAACATTAGGCGGCACAGGAAAAGAAACGGGTAAAAGACACCCAACTGTTAAACAAGGAGCCATGCTCTCTGCGAATGCGCAGATATTAGGACCGGTAACGATCGGAAAAAACGCCAAAATCGGTGCAGGTGCCGTTGTGTTGAAAGATGTTCCAGACGACGCTACAGCGGTAGGAGTACCAGCAAAAGTCGTTCGAATCAAAGGAGAAAAAGTGAGGAGATCAGAATGA
- the gltX gene encoding glutamate--tRNA ligase, producing MTKVRVRYAPSPTGHLHIGNARTALFNYLFARHNDGDFIIRIEDTDQKRNIEDGEKSQLENLAWLGMNWDESPENPGEYGPYRQSERKEIYQPLIDQLLASNRAYKCYCTEEELEAEREAQRARGEMPHYAGTCANLTPEEQAEKEAQGLESVVRFRVPRNTEYAFTDMVKGAISFESDNIGGDFVIQKRDGMPTYNFAVAVDDHLMKITHVLRGDDHIANTPKQLMIYEAFGWTPPTFGHMTLIINSETGKKLSKRDESILQFIEQYRELGYLPDAMFNFIALLGWSPVGEDEIFEHQELIKMFDPKRLSKSPAAFDAKKLQWVNNHYIKAMDLDAFTDMCLPYLIADGRVAENPDEKTIEWVKKIVSLYQPQMSYAAEIVDLSTLFFNEHPVLNEAAKEVLAGETVPTVLHAFKAQLEQMEVVDAPTVKAAIKAVQKETGVKGKNLFMPIRVAVSGQMHGPELPETIELLGREKSLAHLNQVLN from the coding sequence ATGACGAAAGTACGCGTACGCTATGCACCAAGTCCAACTGGGCACCTGCATATTGGAAATGCAAGAACTGCATTATTCAATTATTTGTTTGCCCGCCACAATGATGGAGACTTTATTATTCGTATTGAGGATACTGACCAAAAACGTAATATCGAAGATGGCGAAAAAAGCCAGTTGGAAAACCTTGCTTGGTTGGGAATGAATTGGGATGAATCTCCTGAAAATCCTGGAGAATACGGCCCTTACCGTCAATCTGAACGTAAAGAAATCTATCAACCGCTGATTGATCAGCTGCTTGCTAGCAATCGAGCATACAAATGCTATTGCACAGAAGAAGAATTAGAAGCAGAACGGGAAGCACAACGCGCAAGAGGAGAAATGCCTCATTACGCAGGAACATGTGCGAACTTGACACCTGAAGAACAAGCAGAAAAAGAAGCACAAGGTCTAGAATCTGTTGTACGTTTCCGTGTGCCTCGCAATACAGAATACGCATTTACAGATATGGTGAAAGGCGCTATTTCGTTCGAATCCGATAATATCGGTGGCGACTTTGTCATACAAAAACGCGATGGTATGCCAACTTATAATTTTGCTGTTGCGGTCGATGATCATTTGATGAAAATCACTCACGTTTTACGTGGAGATGACCATATTGCCAATACACCAAAACAACTGATGATCTATGAAGCATTTGGCTGGACACCACCAACCTTCGGACATATGACATTGATCATCAACAGTGAAACAGGTAAAAAACTAAGCAAACGTGACGAATCAATCTTGCAATTTATCGAACAATATCGCGAATTAGGCTATCTACCAGATGCAATGTTCAACTTTATTGCATTATTGGGCTGGTCACCTGTGGGCGAAGACGAAATCTTCGAACACCAAGAATTGATCAAAATGTTCGATCCAAAACGCCTAAGTAAATCACCCGCAGCTTTCGATGCGAAAAAACTGCAATGGGTAAACAACCATTACATCAAAGCAATGGATCTAGATGCATTTACTGACATGTGTCTGCCTTATCTAATCGCTGATGGACGTGTAGCAGAAAACCCAGATGAAAAGACAATCGAATGGGTGAAGAAGATCGTTAGCCTGTATCAACCTCAAATGAGCTATGCTGCAGAAATCGTTGATCTGTCTACGCTATTTTTCAATGAACATCCTGTATTGAATGAAGCAGCAAAAGAAGTACTTGCTGGTGAAACAGTTCCTACTGTTCTCCACGCATTCAAAGCACAGCTAGAACAAATGGAAGTAGTAGATGCTCCAACTGTCAAAGCTGCCATCAAAGCTGTTCAAAAAGAAACTGGCGTAAAAGGAAAAAATCTTTTCATGCCAATCCGTGTAGCTGTATCAGGACAAATGCATGGTCCAGAATTGCCTGAAACGATCGAATTGCTTGGTCGTGAAAAATCATTAGCACATTTAAATCAAGTACTGAACTAA